The following are encoded together in the Ralstonia insidiosa genome:
- a CDS encoding HlyD family efflux transporter periplasmic adaptor subunit — MSDNKPQAAPSAAPAPAAPTAAPNGNGNGKRKRMLTTLAAALVVAGVGYGLYWGLYGRWFESTDDAYVQGNVVQVTPQVAGTVVAIRADDTQLVTSGQPLIELDRADARVALEQSEAALAQTVRQVRTLYSNTSAYSSALAQRQSDLAKAKDDLARRKQIAGTGAVSQEEISHAQTALQAAEAAVETAKEQLQGNRVLTEQTTLERHPNVLQAAAKVREAYLAYARTSLPATVTGYVAKRSVQVGQRVAPGTPLMAIVPLDQLWVDANFKEVQVRHMRVGQPVELEADVYGSSVTYHGKVVGFSAGTGSAFSLLPAQNATGNWIKVVQRLPVRVSLDPKELKDHPLRVGLSMIAKVDIHNEGGQSLASTPAASPLETNVYDQAGKDADQVIASIIATNSGRGAPNAPAPVTAPAAASAPRASQPAPKV, encoded by the coding sequence ATGAGTGACAACAAGCCCCAAGCCGCCCCGTCCGCTGCCCCCGCTCCCGCAGCCCCGACCGCGGCGCCCAACGGCAATGGCAACGGAAAACGCAAGCGCATGCTGACCACGCTGGCCGCCGCACTGGTGGTCGCCGGCGTCGGTTATGGCCTCTACTGGGGCCTGTATGGCCGCTGGTTCGAATCCACCGACGATGCGTACGTGCAAGGCAACGTGGTTCAGGTGACGCCGCAGGTGGCGGGCACCGTGGTGGCCATCCGCGCTGACGACACGCAGCTCGTGACCTCGGGCCAACCGCTGATCGAACTGGATCGTGCCGACGCGCGCGTCGCGCTGGAACAGTCCGAGGCCGCGCTCGCGCAGACCGTGCGTCAAGTGCGCACGTTGTACTCGAATACCAGCGCGTATTCGTCTGCACTGGCGCAGCGCCAGTCGGATCTCGCCAAGGCGAAGGACGACCTCGCACGCCGCAAGCAGATCGCTGGCACGGGTGCCGTGTCGCAGGAAGAAATTTCGCACGCGCAAACCGCTCTGCAAGCTGCCGAAGCCGCCGTTGAAACCGCCAAGGAACAACTGCAAGGCAACCGCGTGCTGACCGAGCAGACCACGCTGGAGCGTCACCCGAACGTGCTACAGGCCGCCGCCAAGGTGCGTGAAGCCTATCTGGCCTACGCACGTACGAGCCTGCCGGCAACGGTAACGGGCTATGTGGCCAAGCGCTCGGTGCAGGTTGGCCAGCGCGTTGCCCCGGGCACGCCGCTGATGGCCATCGTGCCGCTGGACCAGCTCTGGGTTGACGCCAACTTCAAGGAGGTGCAGGTGCGCCACATGCGCGTGGGCCAGCCGGTTGAGCTGGAAGCCGACGTGTATGGCAGCAGCGTGACGTACCACGGCAAGGTGGTTGGCTTCTCGGCCGGTACGGGCTCGGCGTTCTCGCTGCTGCCGGCACAGAACGCCACGGGCAACTGGATCAAGGTGGTGCAACGCCTGCCGGTGCGCGTGTCGCTCGACCCGAAGGAGCTGAAGGATCACCCGCTGCGCGTGGGCCTGTCGATGATCGCCAAGGTCGATATTCATAACGAAGGCGGTCAGAGTCTGGCCTCCACGCCGGCAGCGTCGCCGCTGGAAACCAATGTGTACGACCAAGCCGGCAAGGATGCTGACCAGGTCATCGCCAGCATCATCGCCACCAATAGCGGCCGTGGCGCGCCCAATGCGCCTGCCCCTGTCACCGCACCGGCAGCCGCCTCCGCACCGCGCGCATCGCAACCCGCACCCAAGGTCTAA
- the rbfA gene encoding 30S ribosome-binding factor RbfA: protein MPKKSGSAAGRNLRIADQIQRDLAELIQREIKNPAMGLVTLQSVTLTPDYAHAKIYFTVLGAEAEVAAAILNEKAGYLHSLLFKRLHIHTVPTLHFHFDGSLERGIEMSRLIDEANATRAKDD from the coding sequence ATGCCGAAGAAATCGGGATCGGCCGCCGGCCGTAACCTGCGCATTGCTGACCAGATCCAGCGCGATCTGGCCGAACTGATCCAGCGCGAGATCAAGAACCCGGCGATGGGGTTGGTGACGCTGCAATCCGTGACGCTCACGCCGGACTACGCACACGCCAAGATCTACTTCACGGTGCTGGGTGCCGAGGCGGAAGTTGCCGCTGCCATCCTGAACGAGAAAGCAGGCTACCTGCACTCGTTGCTGTTCAAGCGCTTGCATATCCACACCGTGCCGACGCTGCATTTCCACTTTGACGGCTCGCTCGAGCGCGGGATTGAGATGTCTCGCCTGATCGACGAAGCTAACGCCACGCGCGCCAAAGACGACTGA
- a CDS encoding AdeC/AdeK/OprM family multidrug efflux complex outer membrane factor, whose amino-acid sequence MNALNSASQALGPSRRTGYPRAQWPARLGVALSAIALAALAGCANLGNSHSTQTLTQPGQLASAQTLPSQGGQWPTMNWVDQFNDPQLHALVDEAIKDNPNLQVAFARVRASRAMADVVRGNLYPSVGLDAEMTRQRLSSYDLFEGTPLGGNWFTESKIQLGVSYDLDFWGKNRSALEAALSDDKAIEAESQAARLMLSTTVARTYAKLAALYAQRDVAQRAIDQRKDLTNLASQRVRAGLDTQVETTQARANVAAAQTELEQVDEQIALARNQLAALLGKGPDRGLSITRPTLLAQGTPKLPNNLTIDLIGRRPDLVAARWRVEAASKDIDVAKAEFLPDISLTAFLGVASILPENLLLGNSRQLGIGPALKLPIFQGGKLRANLRGKYANYDAAVASYNQTLTEALHDTADQITALHSIDTQIAIQRTALTEAERSYSLARTRYGAGLGTQLTVLNAETTVLQQRKLATDLQARRLDVQMALIKALGGGYTAEELPGAKPTHSAPDTTTGEAAQQAPSHS is encoded by the coding sequence ATGAACGCCTTGAACTCCGCCTCCCAGGCACTTGGCCCCAGCCGCCGCACGGGCTACCCCCGGGCGCAATGGCCGGCACGCCTGGGTGTGGCGCTTTCCGCCATTGCGCTGGCCGCACTGGCAGGCTGCGCCAACCTCGGCAACTCGCACAGCACGCAGACGCTGACCCAACCGGGGCAGTTGGCCAGCGCGCAAACGCTGCCCTCGCAGGGGGGCCAGTGGCCGACGATGAACTGGGTCGACCAGTTCAACGATCCGCAACTGCATGCGCTTGTCGACGAGGCGATCAAGGACAACCCCAACCTGCAGGTCGCCTTTGCCCGCGTGCGGGCGTCGCGCGCGATGGCGGATGTCGTACGCGGCAACCTGTACCCGAGCGTAGGCCTGGATGCGGAGATGACGCGCCAGCGCCTTTCCTCGTATGACCTGTTTGAAGGCACCCCGCTGGGCGGCAACTGGTTCACTGAATCGAAGATCCAGCTGGGCGTGAGCTACGACCTGGACTTCTGGGGCAAGAACCGCTCCGCACTGGAAGCCGCGCTGTCTGACGACAAGGCAATCGAGGCCGAAAGCCAGGCCGCCCGGTTAATGCTCTCCACTACCGTGGCGCGCACCTACGCCAAGCTCGCCGCGCTGTATGCCCAGCGCGACGTGGCCCAGCGAGCCATCGACCAACGCAAGGACTTGACCAACCTCGCAAGCCAGCGCGTGCGTGCTGGTCTGGATACGCAGGTCGAGACCACGCAGGCGCGCGCCAATGTGGCCGCAGCGCAAACCGAGCTGGAACAAGTCGACGAGCAGATTGCCCTGGCGCGCAACCAGTTGGCCGCGCTGCTCGGCAAGGGCCCGGACCGCGGCCTGTCGATCACCCGCCCAACGCTGCTGGCACAAGGCACGCCCAAGCTGCCGAACAATCTGACGATCGACCTGATCGGCCGCCGCCCGGACCTCGTGGCCGCGCGCTGGCGTGTCGAGGCCGCATCGAAGGATATCGACGTGGCCAAGGCGGAGTTCCTGCCGGATATCAGCCTGACCGCCTTCCTGGGTGTGGCGTCGATCCTTCCGGAGAACCTGCTGCTGGGCAATTCACGCCAGCTTGGCATCGGCCCGGCACTGAAGCTGCCGATCTTCCAGGGCGGCAAGCTGCGCGCCAACCTGCGCGGCAAGTACGCCAACTATGACGCAGCCGTTGCCAGCTACAACCAGACGCTGACCGAAGCCCTGCACGACACGGCAGACCAGATCACCGCGCTGCACAGCATCGATACGCAGATCGCCATCCAGCGCACTGCCCTGACAGAAGCCGAGCGCTCGTACAGCCTGGCCCGCACGCGTTATGGCGCGGGCCTCGGTACGCAGCTCACCGTGCTGAATGCCGAGACGACGGTGCTGCAGCAACGCAAGCTCGCGACCGACCTGCAGGCACGTCGCCTGGATGTGCAGATGGCGCTGATCAAGGCGCTCGGCGGCGGCTATACGGCAGAAGAACTGCCCGGCGCCAAGCCAACACACTCGGCACCCGACACAACGACCGGCGAGGCTGCCCAACAAGCCCCGTCTCATAGCTGA
- the typA gene encoding translational GTPase TypA → MRALRNIAIIAHVDHGKTTLVDQLLRQAGTFRENEQLTERVMDSNDIEKERGITILAKNCAVEYNGTHINIVDTPGHADFGGEVERVLSMVDGVLLLVDAQEGPMPQTRFVTRKALALGLKPIVVVNKVDRPGARPDWVINETFELFDKLGATDEQLDFPIVYASGLNGYAGLTDDVRSGDMKPLFDTILEKVPQRDDDPNGPLQLQIISLDYSSYVGKIGVGRITRGRVRPLQDVVVKFGPEGAPIKGRVNQVLKFRGLEREIVPEAEAGDIVLINGIEELGIGCTVCAPDAQDALPMLKVDEPTLTMNFCVNTSPLAGREGKFVTSRQLRDRLDRELKSNVALRVKDTGDDTIFEVSGRGELHLTILVENMRREGYELAVSRPRVVFKEIDGVKHEPFERLTVDVEDGHQGGVMEELGRRKGELLDMASDGKGRTRLEYRIPARGLIGFQGEFLTLTRGTGLISHIFDDYSPVKEGDLGERHNGVLISQDDGAAVAYALWKLQDRGRMFVSPGDALYEGMIIGIHSRDNDLVVNPIKGKQLTNVRASGTDEAVRLVPPIQMSLEYAVEFIADDELVEVTPKSIRLRKRHLKEHERKRASREEAV, encoded by the coding sequence ATGCGCGCGCTTCGCAACATCGCCATCATTGCCCACGTTGACCACGGCAAAACCACCCTGGTCGACCAGCTCCTCCGTCAAGCCGGTACGTTCCGCGAGAACGAGCAGCTCACCGAGCGCGTGATGGATTCGAATGACATCGAAAAAGAGCGCGGCATCACCATCCTGGCCAAGAACTGCGCGGTCGAGTACAACGGCACGCACATCAACATCGTCGACACGCCGGGGCACGCCGACTTCGGCGGTGAAGTGGAGCGTGTGCTGTCGATGGTTGACGGCGTGCTGCTGCTGGTGGATGCCCAAGAAGGCCCGATGCCGCAGACGCGCTTTGTGACACGCAAGGCGTTGGCCCTGGGCCTGAAGCCGATCGTCGTGGTCAACAAGGTGGATCGCCCGGGTGCACGTCCGGACTGGGTGATCAACGAGACCTTCGAACTGTTCGATAAGCTGGGTGCCACTGACGAGCAGCTCGACTTCCCGATCGTGTATGCCTCGGGCCTGAACGGCTATGCCGGCCTGACCGACGATGTGCGCAGCGGCGATATGAAGCCGCTGTTCGATACCATTCTCGAGAAGGTGCCGCAGCGTGACGATGACCCGAACGGCCCGCTCCAGCTGCAGATCATCTCGCTGGATTACTCGAGCTACGTCGGCAAGATCGGCGTGGGTCGTATCACGCGTGGCCGTGTGCGTCCGCTGCAGGACGTGGTGGTCAAGTTCGGCCCGGAAGGCGCGCCGATCAAGGGCCGAGTCAACCAGGTCCTGAAGTTCCGCGGTCTGGAGCGCGAGATCGTGCCCGAAGCGGAAGCCGGCGACATCGTGCTGATCAACGGTATTGAAGAACTGGGCATCGGCTGCACCGTGTGCGCGCCGGACGCTCAGGACGCGCTGCCGATGCTGAAGGTGGACGAGCCGACGCTGACGATGAACTTCTGCGTCAACACCTCGCCGCTGGCTGGCCGTGAAGGCAAGTTCGTGACGAGCCGCCAGCTGCGCGACCGTCTGGACCGCGAGCTGAAGTCCAACGTGGCACTGCGCGTGAAGGACACCGGCGACGACACGATCTTCGAAGTGTCGGGCCGTGGCGAACTGCACCTGACGATTCTGGTGGAAAACATGCGCCGCGAAGGCTACGAGCTGGCCGTGTCGCGCCCGCGCGTGGTGTTCAAGGAAATCGACGGCGTGAAGCACGAGCCGTTCGAGCGCCTGACCGTGGACGTGGAAGACGGCCACCAGGGCGGCGTGATGGAAGAGCTGGGCCGCCGCAAGGGCGAACTGCTCGACATGGCATCGGACGGCAAGGGCCGTACGCGCCTGGAATACCGCATCCCGGCCCGTGGCCTGATCGGCTTCCAGGGCGAATTCCTGACGCTGACGCGCGGCACCGGCCTGATCAGCCACATCTTCGACGACTACTCCCCGGTCAAGGAAGGCGACCTGGGCGAGCGCCACAACGGCGTGCTGATCTCGCAGGACGACGGCGCTGCCGTGGCCTACGCACTGTGGAAGCTGCAGGATCGCGGCCGCATGTTCGTGTCGCCGGGCGATGCGCTGTACGAAGGCATGATCATCGGCATCCACAGCCGCGACAACGACCTGGTCGTCAACCCGATCAAGGGCAAGCAGCTGACCAACGTGCGTGCGTCGGGTACTGACGAAGCCGTGCGCCTGGTGCCGCCGATCCAGATGTCGCTCGAATACGCGGTGGAATTCATCGCCGACGACGAACTGGTGGAAGTTACGCCGAAGAGCATCCGCCTGCGCAAGCGTCACTTGAAGGAACACGAGCGCAAGCGCGCATCGCGTGAAGAAGCGGTCTGA
- a CDS encoding MarR family winged helix-turn-helix transcriptional regulator yields the protein MSEQTRPTTEVAATGALFRVEDYRMCESVGYLVGRAKTALSMAIEQEVAQMDVTHSQASCLVLLANGRCQTATDLGRELNTDIGSLTRMLSRMEKRGLIERVRSESDRRVVHLELTVAGRELADRMPAIYTHVLNRFFAGFSHADVDTLRGLLKRILDNGAATEGNRLRPADH from the coding sequence ATGTCCGAACAGACAAGACCCACCACCGAAGTTGCAGCCACCGGAGCCCTGTTCCGGGTGGAGGACTACCGCATGTGCGAAAGCGTGGGCTACCTCGTCGGACGCGCCAAGACGGCGCTGTCCATGGCGATCGAGCAGGAAGTCGCGCAAATGGACGTGACACATTCCCAGGCCAGCTGCCTGGTGCTGCTCGCCAACGGCCGCTGCCAGACGGCAACCGACCTCGGCCGCGAACTGAACACCGACATCGGCTCGCTCACCCGCATGCTGAGCCGCATGGAAAAGCGCGGCCTGATCGAGCGCGTGCGCAGTGAATCCGACCGCCGCGTCGTACACCTGGAATTGACCGTTGCCGGCCGTGAACTGGCCGACCGCATGCCCGCCATCTATACCCATGTGCTGAATCGCTTCTTTGCCGGCTTTTCGCACGCCGACGTCGATACGCTGCGCGGTCTTCTCAAGCGCATCCTCGACAACGGCGCCGCTACCGAAGGCAACCGTCTGCGCCCCGCCGATCACTAA
- a CDS encoding DHA2 family efflux MFS transporter permease subunit, with protein MATAAPKPPQPLTGAKLAIGTVALSLATFMNVLDSSIANVSIPAISGDLGVAPNQGTWVITSFAVANAISVPLTGWLTQRFGQVRLFITSIILFVLSSWACGLAPNMGMLITARIIQGAVAGPMIPLSQALLLSTYPPAKSSMALALWGMTTLVAPVMGPILGGWISDNMSWPWIFYINIPVGIGAAYATWAIYKDRESPTRALPIDKIGLALLVLWVGSLQLMLDRGKELDWFNSTEIVVLTVVAIVGFAFFLIWELTEDHPVVDLTLFKGRNFSAGVVAISVAYGLFFGNLVILPLWLQTIVGYTATDAGLIMAPVGIFAIILSPVIGKNLPKMDARWVATTAFLTFALVFWMRSHFTTQIDTRTLLIPTLIQGAAMAMFFIPLTSIILSGLSPERIPAASGLSNFVRIMFGGIGASISTTIWDNRSALHHAQLVEHANAYNPAYTSSINQYTQLGMPNLQANGVIERTITQQAAMLGANDIFWISAVLFIGLIGFIWLTKPAKSAGGAEAAAGAH; from the coding sequence ATGGCAACTGCCGCGCCCAAGCCGCCACAACCACTGACCGGCGCCAAACTGGCGATCGGTACAGTGGCGCTGTCGCTGGCTACCTTTATGAACGTGCTGGATTCGTCCATTGCCAACGTGTCGATCCCGGCCATTTCGGGCGACCTGGGCGTGGCGCCGAACCAGGGCACGTGGGTCATTACCTCGTTTGCGGTGGCCAACGCCATCTCGGTGCCGCTCACGGGTTGGCTGACGCAACGTTTCGGACAGGTGCGCCTGTTCATCACGTCGATCATCCTGTTCGTGCTGTCGTCGTGGGCGTGCGGGCTGGCGCCCAACATGGGCATGCTGATTACCGCGCGGATCATCCAGGGCGCAGTGGCCGGCCCGATGATTCCGCTGTCGCAGGCGCTGCTGCTGTCGACGTATCCACCCGCCAAGAGCTCCATGGCGCTGGCGTTATGGGGCATGACCACGCTCGTCGCGCCAGTGATGGGGCCCATCCTTGGTGGCTGGATCTCCGACAACATGAGCTGGCCGTGGATCTTCTACATCAACATCCCGGTGGGCATCGGGGCTGCGTATGCAACCTGGGCCATCTACAAGGATCGTGAATCGCCTACACGTGCGTTGCCTATCGACAAGATCGGTCTGGCGTTGCTCGTACTCTGGGTCGGCTCGCTGCAGTTGATGCTGGACCGCGGCAAGGAACTCGACTGGTTCAACTCGACTGAGATCGTTGTGCTGACCGTCGTCGCCATCGTGGGCTTCGCCTTCTTCCTGATCTGGGAGCTGACCGAAGACCACCCGGTGGTGGATCTGACGCTGTTCAAGGGGCGCAACTTCAGTGCCGGGGTGGTCGCCATCTCGGTGGCGTACGGGCTGTTCTTCGGCAACCTGGTGATCCTGCCGCTGTGGCTGCAAACCATCGTGGGCTACACCGCCACCGACGCGGGCCTGATCATGGCGCCAGTGGGCATCTTCGCCATCATCCTCTCGCCTGTCATCGGTAAGAACCTGCCGAAGATGGATGCGCGCTGGGTAGCGACAACGGCGTTCCTGACGTTCGCGCTGGTGTTCTGGATGCGCTCGCACTTCACCACGCAGATCGACACGAGGACACTGCTGATCCCGACGCTTATCCAGGGCGCAGCCATGGCGATGTTCTTCATTCCGCTCACGTCGATCATCTTGTCGGGCCTGTCGCCCGAGCGGATTCCGGCGGCATCGGGCCTGTCGAACTTCGTGCGGATCATGTTCGGTGGTATCGGTGCGTCGATCTCGACCACAATCTGGGACAACCGCTCTGCGCTGCACCACGCACAACTGGTCGAGCATGCGAATGCGTACAACCCGGCCTACACGTCGTCGATCAACCAGTACACGCAGCTGGGCATGCCCAACCTGCAAGCCAACGGCGTGATCGAGCGCACGATCACGCAGCAGGCCGCAATGCTTGGTGCCAACGATATCTTCTGGATTTCGGCGGTACTGTTCATCGGGCTGATCGGCTTTATCTGGCTGACCAAGCCGGCAAAGTCGGCCGGTGGCGCGGAGGCAGCGGCTGGCGCGCACTGA
- a CDS encoding sterol desaturase family protein has product MNPANGAAGASSFDPGLILLAFAPVFLLTIGAEAWYWRKRDPSIYSLKDTVSNACLALMHQASDAFFLWLMIKTVYSWTYSHGLRAVPETWWSFALLLLLQDFLYYFFHRASHRVRWMWASHVTHHSSEGMNFSTAFRQSLTYPISGMWLFWIPLAWIGFTPDWVILAVGLNLAFQFFVHTRLGALDSRYAGFWRWLGQYVNTPSVHRVHHAKNPQYIDRNYAGVLTIWDRIFGSFVPEEEAPTFGITRQVHTHNPITLTFHEWRDMWTDVFRDRDIRYLWKPPEWRSPRSAATAEPSSIGSPS; this is encoded by the coding sequence ATGAATCCTGCCAATGGCGCCGCCGGCGCGTCCAGTTTCGACCCGGGCCTGATCCTGCTGGCCTTCGCACCGGTCTTCCTGCTGACCATCGGCGCAGAGGCCTGGTATTGGCGCAAACGCGATCCGTCCATCTACAGCCTGAAGGACACCGTTTCAAACGCCTGCCTCGCGCTCATGCACCAGGCATCGGACGCGTTTTTCCTGTGGCTGATGATCAAGACCGTGTATTCGTGGACGTACAGCCATGGCCTGCGCGCAGTGCCTGAGACATGGTGGTCGTTCGCCCTGCTCTTGCTGTTGCAGGACTTTCTGTACTACTTCTTCCACCGCGCCAGCCACCGCGTGCGCTGGATGTGGGCGTCGCACGTGACGCATCACTCGTCGGAGGGCATGAATTTCTCGACCGCGTTCCGGCAGAGCCTCACCTACCCCATCTCAGGGATGTGGCTGTTCTGGATTCCGCTGGCGTGGATCGGCTTTACGCCGGATTGGGTGATCCTGGCCGTGGGCCTGAACCTGGCGTTCCAGTTCTTTGTACATACGCGGCTGGGCGCGCTGGATTCGCGCTACGCGGGCTTCTGGCGCTGGCTCGGGCAATACGTGAACACACCGTCCGTACATCGTGTGCACCACGCCAAGAACCCGCAGTACATCGACCGCAACTACGCCGGCGTGCTAACCATCTGGGATCGCATATTCGGCAGTTTCGTGCCCGAGGAAGAAGCGCCCACCTTCGGCATCACGCGGCAAGTCCACACGCACAACCCGATCACCCTCACCTTTCATGAATGGCGCGATATGTGGACCGATGTGTTTCGCGATCGGGACATCCGCTATCTGTGGAAGCCACCCGAGTGGCGCAGCCCGCGTTCGGCCGCAACGGCAGAACCGAGCAGCATTGGCTCACCTTCCTGA
- a CDS encoding enoyl-CoA hydratase/isomerase family protein, which yields MESTALTAPQAEVQPNVIAEVRGGIGWLTLNRPQALNALSLEMIRAMSHALLAWQHDPEVHAVILRGEGGKALCAGGDIRFFHRAATAGEHTQLVTFFTEEYRLNHLIFQYAKPYIALMDGVVMGGGMGISQGASLRVVTERTKMAMPETNIGLFPDVGGGWFLARVPGHVGEYLGVTGQMIEAADALSVGLADCHVTTEALSTVVQRLREGTWQSAEQIAACFTEAATVPDAAKAIVIPHRAAIDACFSQATIPAILANLAGSTDAEWAAQTAAHMAKRSPLMMAVTLELIRRGRHTTLADELCRELDMMTHVFAEGDGIEGIRALAVDKDHSPKWKHASIDTVRDDEVAAFFVSPWRREQHPLLGLSD from the coding sequence ATGGAATCCACTGCATTGACCGCGCCCCAGGCCGAAGTCCAACCCAACGTGATCGCCGAGGTACGCGGCGGCATCGGCTGGCTGACGCTGAACCGGCCGCAAGCGCTGAACGCGCTGTCGCTGGAGATGATCCGCGCGATGTCGCATGCGCTGCTGGCCTGGCAGCACGATCCGGAAGTCCACGCCGTCATCCTGCGCGGTGAGGGCGGCAAGGCCCTGTGCGCGGGTGGCGACATCCGCTTCTTCCACCGCGCCGCCACGGCGGGTGAGCACACGCAGCTCGTTACCTTCTTCACCGAGGAATACCGCCTCAACCACCTGATCTTCCAATACGCCAAGCCCTATATCGCCCTGATGGACGGCGTCGTGATGGGTGGCGGCATGGGGATCTCGCAAGGTGCGTCGCTGCGCGTGGTGACCGAGCGTACGAAAATGGCCATGCCCGAGACCAACATCGGCCTGTTCCCGGATGTGGGCGGCGGCTGGTTCCTGGCGCGCGTGCCGGGCCATGTGGGCGAATACCTGGGCGTGACCGGGCAGATGATCGAGGCAGCGGATGCGCTGTCAGTTGGCCTGGCCGATTGCCATGTCACGACTGAGGCGCTATCCACCGTTGTGCAGCGTTTGCGCGAAGGTACCTGGCAGAGCGCCGAGCAGATCGCCGCGTGCTTCACCGAAGCCGCAACGGTGCCAGACGCCGCCAAAGCGATCGTGATCCCGCACCGCGCCGCGATCGATGCGTGTTTCAGCCAAGCCACCATCCCCGCAATTCTGGCCAATCTGGCCGGCAGCACTGACGCCGAGTGGGCCGCGCAGACCGCTGCGCACATGGCCAAGCGCTCGCCGCTGATGATGGCCGTGACGCTGGAGTTGATCCGCCGCGGCCGTCACACCACGCTGGCCGATGAACTGTGCCGCGAGCTGGACATGATGACGCACGTGTTTGCTGAGGGCGATGGCATCGAAGGCATTCGCGCCCTGGCCGTCGACAAGGATCACTCACCCAAGTGGAAGCACGCGAGCATTGACACCGTGCGTGACGACGAAGTGGCCGCGTTCTTTGTCTCGCCGTGGCGCCGCGAGCAGCATCCGCTGCTGGGGTTGTCGGACTAG
- the truB gene encoding tRNA pseudouridine(55) synthase TruB, whose translation MAEQHAPKPQKPPRRDVHGVLLLDKPIGWSSNDALMRTKRLLWAKKAGHTGTLDPLATGLLPLCFGEATKFSQDLLDADKTYETVVRLGIKTSTADAEGEVLSERPVSVTPEQLQAAVARFVGEIDQVPPMHSALKKDGKPLYEYARAGQTVERAARRVTIRSIDVLATDLESAAPTVTLRVACSKGTYIRTLGEDLGEMLGCGAHLIALRRTQVGNLKLEAAVTLEAVEAAPEEHRAALLAPVDALLQTLPRVELDAEDSRRFLHGQRLALRLALPNAEQVRVYGVRGDVVTSLLGVAVWREGALRPERLVHL comes from the coding sequence ATGGCCGAGCAACACGCGCCCAAGCCTCAGAAGCCGCCGCGCCGCGATGTGCACGGCGTGCTGCTGCTGGATAAGCCGATCGGCTGGTCGAGCAACGATGCGCTGATGCGCACCAAGCGTCTGCTGTGGGCAAAGAAGGCCGGCCATACCGGCACGCTGGATCCACTGGCGACCGGTCTGCTGCCGCTGTGCTTTGGCGAGGCGACCAAATTCTCACAGGACTTGCTCGACGCGGACAAGACGTACGAGACGGTTGTGCGTTTGGGCATCAAGACGAGTACCGCAGACGCTGAAGGCGAGGTGCTGAGCGAGCGGCCGGTATCGGTCACGCCCGAGCAATTGCAGGCTGCCGTCGCGCGCTTTGTCGGCGAGATCGACCAGGTGCCGCCGATGCATTCCGCCCTGAAGAAAGACGGCAAGCCGCTGTATGAGTACGCGCGTGCTGGGCAAACCGTGGAGCGCGCTGCACGACGCGTGACGATTCGCTCCATCGATGTGCTGGCGACGGATCTGGAATCTGCGGCACCAACCGTCACGCTGCGTGTGGCATGCAGCAAGGGCACGTACATCCGCACGCTGGGCGAGGATCTTGGCGAGATGCTGGGCTGTGGTGCACACCTGATCGCGCTGCGTCGTACGCAAGTCGGCAACTTGAAGTTGGAGGCAGCGGTCACGCTCGAGGCCGTGGAAGCCGCGCCGGAGGAGCACCGTGCAGCGCTGCTCGCACCGGTTGATGCGCTGCTGCAAACGCTGCCGCGCGTGGAACTGGATGCCGAAGACAGCCGCCGTTTCCTGCATGGACAGCGCCTGGCGCTCCGATTGGCGTTGCCGAACGCTGAGCAGGTTCGTGTCTACGGTGTACGCGGTGATGTCGTCACCTCGTTGCTCGGCGTGGCAGTTTGGCGCGAAGGGGCCCTGAGGCCCGAGCGCCTCGTTCACCTCTGA